The nucleotide window GGGCATATCGGCGAGGACGCGCTGTCGGAGAAGCTCGCGGCGGTCGCCGCCAAGTATCCGGGGACCGTCCACCCCTACCGTCACAACGAGCAGTCGCTACGTATCGTCGAACGGCTCGAGTACGGCGGCAAAGGCCTGAACCTGACATGGGAGGTGCGCGACGGCATCGCGCGCCACACCGGCAAGGAACGCGCGTCGACCCTCGAAGGTCGCGTCGTCGCCACGGCGGACCGGATCGCGTACGTGAACCACGACATCGACGACGCGATGCGCGCGGGTGTCCTGGCCGAGGCGGACCTCCCGGAGGCGCCCACGGATGTCCTCGGCCACACGCACGGCGCGCGGATCACGACGATGGTGCGCGACATGGTCGACGCCAGCGCCGATCTCGAGGACATCCGGATGACGCCGCGCGTCTGGGACGCGATGATGGAGCTGCGGGCGTTCCTCTTCGACCATGTCTACCTGGGCTCCGAGGCGAAGGTCGAGGAGCCGAAGGCGTTCGGTCTGGTCGCGTCTCTCTTCGACCACTACATGGCGCACCCCGAGGACCTGCCCGAGGAGCACCGGGCGGCCTCCGACGACGAACTGCCGCTCCGAGTCACGGACTACATCGCGGGCATGACCGACCGCTTCGCCATACGATGCCACGAGCGGTTCTTCCTGCCGAAGAGCTGGATGGTCTAGCCGGCC belongs to Coriobacteriia bacterium and includes:
- a CDS encoding deoxyguanosinetriphosphate triphosphohydrolase, with protein sequence MSALILTREAAEAQEHERLAPQAAFSDASRGRDTPLEPDPLRTEFQRDRDRILHCKAFRRLSHKTQVFLAPEGDHYRTRLTHTLEVAQIARSIARALRLNEDLAEAIALGHDLGHTPFGHIGEDALSEKLAAVAAKYPGTVHPYRHNEQSLRIVERLEYGGKGLNLTWEVRDGIARHTGKERASTLEGRVVATADRIAYVNHDIDDAMRAGVLAEADLPEAPTDVLGHTHGARITTMVRDMVDASADLEDIRMTPRVWDAMMELRAFLFDHVYLGSEAKVEEPKAFGLVASLFDHYMAHPEDLPEEHRAASDDELPLRVTDYIAGMTDRFAIRCHERFFLPKSWMV